From the genome of Myripristis murdjan chromosome 22, fMyrMur1.1, whole genome shotgun sequence, one region includes:
- the LOC115380755 gene encoding potassium channel subfamily K member 17-like: MAIKEILNLARMPSILMLGVVYVAYVLIGGVIFWKVEGDHGKTDINRLLGNKRQLLMKYSCLNQEGLEAVAQVVQDTSKAGLSLKGNYTTDGFWKFTSSAVFAATVVTTIGYGNMSPSTTAGQIFCVFFALFGIPLNMVVLNRVGKYMLAIERNICDFLQKKTRQRRCARFFVHLVSYLCGAVLFFIVPMIVFKEHEGWTYAQAIYYCFITLSTIGFGDYVADNNPDKEYPDWYSVLMASWIFFGLAWLALVINHSIDILERLNAHTKQWWRGHKQEEESGSVKDDNPETQVEDEDDTKEPPAEYTTR; this comes from the exons ATGGCAATCAAAGAAATCCTCAACTTGGCCCGAATGCCCTCCATCCTCATGCTGGGGGTGGTCTATGTGGCCTACGTGCTGATCGGCGGGGTGATCTTCTGGAAGGTGGAAGGAGACCACGGGAAGACAGACATCAATCGTTTACTGGGGAACAAAAGACAACTGCTCATGAAATACTCCTGTCTGAACCAAGAGGGCCTCGAGGCAGTGGCTCAG GTGGTTCAAGATACATCTAAAGCCGGCTTAAGTCTGAAAGGCAACTATACCACAGATGGCTTTTGGAAGTTCACCAGCTCAGCTGTGTTTGCTGCAACTGTGGTCACAACTATAG GCTATGGGAACATGAGCCCGAGCACCACGGCTGGCCAGATCTTCTGCGTGTTCTTCGCTCTGTTTGGCATCCCACTGAACATGGTGGTGCTCAACAGGGTGGGCAAGTACATGCTGGCTATAGAGAGGAACATCTGTGACTTTCTCCAAAAGAAGACAAGGCAAAGG CGGTGCGCCCGGTTCTTTGTCCATCTGGTGTCTTACCTGTGTGGAGCTGTCCTCTTCTTTATCGTGCCCATGATTGTGTTCAAAGAGCACGAGGGCTGGACTTATGCCCAGGCCATCTACTACTGCTTCATCACCCTAAGCACCATTGGCTTTGGAGACTATGTGGCAG ATAATAATCCTGACAAAGAATACCCAGATTGGTACAGCGTCCTCATGGCTTCATGGATCTTCTTTGGCCTGGCCTGGTTGGCTCTGGTCATCAACCACTCCATCGACATACTGGAGCGGCTCAATGCTCATACCAAACAGTGGTGGAGGGGCCACAAGCAGGAGGAAGAGTCTGGCAGCGTGAAGGACGACAACCCCGAGACACAGGTGGAAGACGAGGATGACACCAAGGAGCCCCCAGCAGAATATACTACCAGATAA
- the LOC115380756 gene encoding potassium channel subfamily K member 16-like has protein sequence MARFQVAQIKVSWTALLALAHFTYLLLGATVFQILERDAESNNRNHFQLEKLNFLANYTCLDGPALEKFVEVILDAWEKGVNPSGNSTNPTNWDFSSSFFFVGTVVTTIGYGNLSPSTVSGQVFCVFYALCGIPLNLAFLKQLGKCLTIHLGRLERGMVSLVPHKQSVEVLAVSLFLITGSLVFLVIPTLLFTYVEEWSYGEGFYYAFITLSTIGFGDYVVGTDPHKQYISVYRSLAGVWIIFALGWLALILNMGARSMEYAISLTYPGFKKQEEEEDNISSSKQEDGSGQRAIQSKI, from the exons ATGGCGAGGTTCCAGGTGGCCCAGATCAAGGTGAGCTGGACGGCACTCTTGGCTCTGGCCCACTTCACATACCTGCTGCTGGGGGCAACCGTCTTCCAGATACTGGAGCGAGACGCAGAGAGCAACAACCGAAACCACTTCCAGCTGGAGAAGTTGAATTTTCTGGCTAATTACACCTGCCTCGACGGCCCGGCCCTGGAGAAGTTTGTTGAG GTGATTTTAGATGCCTGGGAAAAGGGGGTGAATCCCTCTGGCAACTCAACCAATCCCACTAACTGGGATTTCAGCAGCTCCTTCTTTTTTGTTGGAACAGTGGTCACAACCATAG GCTACGGCAATCTGTCTCCCAGCACTGTGTCCGGTcaggtgttttgtgttttctacgCTCTGTGTGGGATCCCGCTCAACCTGGCCTTTCTCAAACAGCTCGGGAAGTGTCTCACCATCCACTTGGGACGACTGGAGAGGGGCATGGTCTCGCTCGTTCCACACAAG CAATCCGTTGAGGTTCTGGCAGTGAGTTTGTTTCTCATCACGGGCAGCCTGGTGTTCCTGGTCATCCCCACTCTGCTGTTCACTTACGTGGAAGAATGGTCGTATGGGGAGGGCTTTTATTACGCCTTCATCACCCTCAGCACCATCGGCTTTGGAGATTATGTCGTGG GGACTGATCCACACAAGCAGTACATCTCAGTGTACCGTAGCTTGGCGGGGGTATGGATCATCTTTGCCTTGGGTTGGCTTGCTCTAATCCTCAACATGGGAGCCAGATCAATGGAGTACGCAATCAGCCTCACATATCCAGGCTTTAAgaaacaagaggaagaagaagacaacATTTCATCCAGTAAACAGGAAGATGGGTCAGGACAGAGGGCCATCCAGTCCAAGATCTGA